One region of Culex pipiens pallens isolate TS chromosome 2, TS_CPP_V2, whole genome shotgun sequence genomic DNA includes:
- the LOC120412457 gene encoding uncharacterized protein LOC120412457, whose translation MPANVKQRYLEMDIHKEYKKFQDLSVGSTNTSTDLTASGDSVMPARRPNWGSLQADGLLAEAAPLKSILQVKIGNGITIVAQCLKTFVALVWSPYPKALRGESKNLQDGENFRRASSELTLK comes from the exons ATGCCGGCCAACGTAAAACAACGGTACCTGGAAATGGACATTCACAAGGAGTACAAAAAG TTCCAAGATTTAAGCGTGGGTTCGACAAACACCTCGACAGACCTAACTGCTAGCGGAGATTCTGTCATGCCAGCACGGCGTCCAAACTGGGGCTCGCTCCAGGCGGACGGTCTCCTAGCGGAGGCCGCTCCGCTCAAGTCGATCCTCCAGGTGAAAATCGGAAATGGAATCACGATCGTGGCGCAATGCTTGAAAACCTTCGTTGCTCTAGTGTGGAGTCCTTACCCGAAGGCGCTTAGAGGAGAGAGCAAAAATCTCCAGGACGGGGAGAACTTCCGGCGTGCCAGCTCGGAACTGACTCTAAAATAG